One segment of Prionailurus bengalensis isolate Pbe53 chromosome X, Fcat_Pben_1.1_paternal_pri, whole genome shotgun sequence DNA contains the following:
- the TCEAL3 gene encoding LOW QUALITY PROTEIN: transcription elongation factor A protein-like 3 (The sequence of the model RefSeq protein was modified relative to this genomic sequence to represent the inferred CDS: deleted 1 base in 1 codon) — protein sequence MEKLYNENEGKLEIEGKPEDEVDTEDEGKSDEEEKLEVEGKPGHEGKLQNEGQPDDEGQPEDEKKQEKQGKSENEGKPHSEGKPESLAKAESESRAAEKRPAEDYVPRKAKRKTDRGTDDSPKDYQEDFQERHLGSEEMMRECGDVSRAQEELRKKQKMGGFHWMQRDVQDPFAQGGNGVSGE from the exons ATGGAAAAACTCTacaatgaaaatgaaggaaagctgGAAATCGAGGGAAAGCCAGAAGACGAAGTAGATACAGAAGATGAAGGAAAATCAGATGAGGAAGAAAAGCTGGAAGTGGAGGGGAAGCCAGGGCATGAGGGAAAGCTCCAGAATGAGGGACAGCCAGATGATGAGGGACAACCAGAAGAcgagaaaaagcaagaaaagcaggGCAAGTCTGAAAATGAGGGAAAACCACACAGTGAGGGCAAGCCAGAATCCCTGGCAAAGGCTGAGAGTGAGTCGCGGGCTGCCGAAAAGCGCCCAGCTGAAGATTATGTGCctaggaaagcaaaaagaaaaacggACAGGGGGACAGACGATTCCCCCAAGGACTATCAGGAGGACTTTCAGGAAAGGCACTTGGGCAGTGAGGAGATGATGAGAGAATGTGGAGATGTGTCAAGGGCTCAGGAAGAGctaaggaaaaaacagaaaatgggtgGTTTTCATTGGATGCAAAGAGATGTACAGGATCCCTTTGCC CAAGGGGGCAACGGGGTGTCAGGGGAATGA